A genomic region of Danio aesculapii chromosome 21, fDanAes4.1, whole genome shotgun sequence contains the following coding sequences:
- the kcnt1a gene encoding potassium channel subfamily T member 1, whose protein sequence is MEQKNAVPSWVNPALVNWRLDSFGSDAGQRVHVEFYVDENTFKERLKLFFIKNQRSSLRIRIFNFCLKLLTCVLYIIRVMTDNPAQLRHTCVNCSSQTNDINWELIFWVDRKVPVWAIQVIVASISFMEAMLLTYLSYKGNLWEQIFQVSFLLEMLNTVPFIITIFWPPLRNLFIPVFLNCWLAKCALESMINDLHRAIQRTHSAMFNQVLILICTLLCLVFTGTCGIQHLERAGKKSLSLFNALYFCIVTFSTVGFGDVTPQIWPSQLLVVVMICVALVVLPLQFEELIYLWMERQKSGGNYSRHRAQTERHVVLCVSTLKIDLLMDFLNEFYAHPHTQDYYVVILCPCEVDVQVRRILQIPLWSQRVIYLQGSALKNQDLLRAKMDDAEACFILSSRNEADRMAADHQTILRAWAVKDFAPNCPLYVQILKPENKFHVKFADHVVCEEEFKYAMLALNCLCPATSTLITLLVHTSRGQEGQQSPEQWQRMYGRCSGNEVYHIRLGDSMFFREYNSKSFTYAAFHAHKKYGVCMIGVKREDNKSILLNPGPRHIMSASDTCYYINITKEENSAFIFRQEEDQGKGRSYCDILNSPSGLPVHSIIASMGTVAMDFQNTSPTESGLKLAPPTENELGSRRPSIAPVLEIADSASLLPCDLLSDQSEDEAGHSDEDVTATDFVKGYPPNSPYIGSSPTLCHLLPQKAPFCCLRLDQSCEHVSFEDAKAYGFKNKLIIVSAETAGNGLYNFIVPLRAYYRPRRELNPIVLLLDNLPDDHFLEAISCFPMVYYMGGTIDNLDSLLQCGVLYADNLVVVDKESTMSAEEDYMADAKTIVNVQTMFRLFPSLSIITELTHPSNMRFMQFRAKDCYSLALSKLEKKERDKGSNLAFMFRLPFAAGRVFSISMLDTLLYQCFVKDYMIPIARLLLGLDTTPGSGYLCAMHICEADLWIRTYGRLFQKFCSSSSEIPIGIYRTESHAPPEFQSSVSIDGLNDTKEKGEESKILTRSSSSSDQSDHPLLRKKSMHWTRRLSRRSVKRSDSSLSSIQQRLGVLRRSEREELTELVRNRMQHLGLHTGGYKDVTNLTASDVMNRVNLGYLQDELNDQQNSISYVLINPAPDTLLQLNDVVFLIRPDPLAHVPEAPPGQKRRCRSTTDTPELN, encoded by the exons ATGGAACAGAAGAATGCAGTGCCATCCTGGGTTAACCCGGCTCTGGTCAACTGGAGGCTGGACTCTTTTGGTAGCGATGCTGGGCAGAG GGTTCATGTGGAGTTTTATGTGGACGAGAACACATTTAAAGAGAGACTCAAACTTTTTTTCATCAAAAACCAAAGATCCA GTTTAAGGATCCGAATATTTAACTTCTGCCTGAAGCTTTTGACATGTGTTCTCTACATCATACGAGTGATGACGGACAATCCAGCCCAGCTTCGCCACACATG CGTGAACTGCAGCTCACAGACCAACGACATCAACTG GGAGCTGATATTCTGGGTGGACAGAAAAGTACCGGTGTGGGCCATTCAG GTGATTGTAGCATCCATCAGTTTTATGGAGGCCATGTTACTGACCTACCTGAGTTACAAG ggtAATCTATGGGAGCAGATCTTTCAGGTGTCTTTCCTGCTGGAGATGCTCAACACCGTCCCGTTCATCATCACG aTCTTCTGGCCCCCACTCAGAAACCTCTTCatcccagtgtttctcaactgctGGCTGGCCAAGTGTGCTCTGGAGAGCATGATA AATGATCTGCACAGGGCCATTCAGAGGACTCACTCCGCCATGTTTAATCAGGTCCTGATCCTCATCTGCACCCTCTTGTGTCTCGTCTTCACCGG CACATGTGGGATCCAGCATTTAGAGAGGGCCGGTAAGAAGAGTCTGTCACTCTTCAACGCTCTGTATTTCTGCATCGTGACCTTCTCAACGGTGGGTTTCGGGGACGTGACGCCGCAGATCTGGCCTTCTcagctgctggtggtggtgatgatcTGCGTGGCCCTCGTCGTGCTGCCGCTGCAG TTTGAGGAGTTGATCTATCTGTGGATGGAAAGACAGAAATCTGGAGGAAACTACAGCAGGCATCGGGCTCAGACAGAGAGACATGTGGTCTTATGTGTCAGTACTCTGAAAATCGACCTGCTGATGGACTTTCTCAATGAGTTCTACGCTCACCCGCACACACAG GATTATTATGTGGTCATCTTGTGTCCGTGTGAAGTGGACGTTCAGGTCAGGAGGATTTTACAGATTCCTCTCTGGTCACAGAGGGTCATTTATCTTCAAGGCTCCGCCCTCAAAAACCAGGATTTACTTAGAGCCAA GATGGACGATGCGGAGGCATGTTTTATTCTTAGCAGCAGGAATGAAGCTGATCGCATGGCAGCA GATCACCAGACCATTTTGAGGGCTTGGGCTGTGAAAGACTTCGCTCCGAACTGCCCTCTGTACGTCCAGATCCTCAAACCCGAAAACAAATTCCATGTTAAATTTGCAG ATCACGTTGTGTGTGAGGAAGAGTTTAAATACGCCATGTTGGCCCTGAACTGTCTGTGTCCGGCTACTTCTACACTGATCACGTTACTGGTCCACACATCTCGCGGACA AGAGGGCCAGCAGTCTCCGGAGCAGTGGCAGAGGATGTACGGCCGATGTTCGGGTAATGAGGTCTATCATATCCGCCTGGGTGACAGTATGTTCTTCAGGGAGTACAACAGCAAAAGCTTTACCTATGCTGCCTTTCACGCTCACAAAAA GTACGGTGTGTGTATGATTGGCGTGAAGAGAGAAGATAATAAGAGCATCTTGTTGAACCCTGGACCGCGACACATCATGTCTGCCAGCGACACCTGTTACTACATCAACATCACAAAAGAGGAAAACTCCGCCTTCATCTTCAGACAGGAGGAAGACCAGGGAAAGGGGCGGAGCTACTGCGATATATTAAACAGCCCGTCAGGACTGCCTGTTCATAGCATCATTGCTAGCATGG GAACGGTTGCCATGGATTTCCAGAACACCAGTCCCACTGAGAGTGGACTCAAACTGGCTCCGCCCACAGAGAACGAACTGGGAAGTCGACGGCCGAGTATAGCACCTGTTCTGGAGATCGCTGACTCCGCCTCCTTACTGCCGTGTGACCTGCTGAGCGACCAATCAGAGGACGAGGCCGGACACTCAGATGAAGATGTAACAGCCACTGA TTTTGTGAAAGGTTATCCCCCGAACTCTCCATATATTGGGAGCTCTCCGACCCTTTGCCATCTTTTACCCCAGAAAGCCCCTTTCTGCTGTTTACGGCTTGACCAG AGCTGTGAGCATGTCTCTTTTGAAGACGCAAAAGCATACGGCTTCAAAAACAAATTGATCATTGTTTCTGCGGAGACGGCTGGAAACGGCCTTTACAACTTCATAGTGCCTTTAAGAGCCTATTACAGACCCAGAAGAGAACTCAACCCTATAGTCCTGCTGTTAGACAACCT ACCCGATGACCACTTCCTTGAGGCCATATCCTGCTTCCCAATGGTGTATTATATGGGCGGCACCATTGACAA CTTGGACAGCCTATTGCAGTGTGGCGTTCTGTATGCTGATAATCTAGTGGTGGTGGACAAAGAAAGCACAATGAGTGCAGAGGAAGACTATATGGCTGACGCTAAAACCATCGTCAATGTGCAAACCATGTTCAG GTTGTTTCCGAGTCTCAGTATAATCACAGAACTGACGCACCCGTCAAACATGAGATTCATGCAGTTCAGAGCGAAGGACTGTTACTCGCTCGCCCTGTCCAAACTAGAGAAG AAGGAACGTGATAAAGGCTCAAACCTCGCCTTCATGTTTCGCCTTCCCTTTGCTGCTGGCCGAGTCTTCAGTATCAGCATGCTGGACACACTCCTGTACCAG TGTTTTGTGAAGGACTACATGATCCCCATAGCCAGATTACTGCTGGGATTGGACACCACACCTGGATCTGGATACCTGTGTGCT atgcacATATGTGAGGCTGATCTCTGGATCCGCACGTACGGGAGACTCTTCCAGAAATTCTGCTCATCCAGTTCAGAGATTCCCATCGGAATCTACCGCACAGAGTCACACGCACCACCTGAG TTTCAAAGCTCAGTCAGCATAGATGGTTTAAACGACACCAAAGAGAAAGGGGAGGAGTCAAAGATCCTCACCCGGAGCTCCTCAAGCAGCGACCAATCAGATCACCCACTCCTGAGAAAGAAGAGCATGCATTGGACGAGACGTCTCAGTAGGCGGAGTGTAAAGAGGAGCGACTCCTCTCTCAGCTCCATCCAGCAGCGTCTGGGTGTGTTACGACGCTCAGAGAGGGAGGAGCTTACTGAACTGGTCAGAAACCGCATGCAGCATTTAGGCCTGCACACTGGCGGATACA AAGATGTCACAAATTTAACAGCCAGTGATGTGATGAACCGGGTTAATTTGGGCTATTTGCAAG ATGAGTTGAATGACCAGCAGAACTCCATCTCATATGTGCTCATAAACCCCGCCCCCGACACGCTGCTGCAGCTCAATGATGTCGT